One Nitrosopumilus sp. genomic region harbors:
- a CDS encoding HAMP domain-containing sensor histidine kinase, whose amino-acid sequence MKTTSVIIVGFIILLSVFGVASIMQWQLSQDIEHISQYHKHMSIPVITYLQEIKSDYQIMHFTVIQSLQNEIKNQELDAKYQKQLEKLYVHLEEYNSLAFVKVSDIFLAPQMMQEQMRNYVVLYKKAIENHDKVYQQVKNEEISKKEAFEKLELLEKNFHQIIEENTIMEIKGIENIQNNITDIEEKIRSVFIVSTIFAIVIAVIVVILISRFVSKPINELIDMTNKISKGDFVRLEKRHSNSDVNQILESLNMMSENLEKYKSKILKQEKLSSIGELSSRLAHDIRNPLTVIKGTLDFIKMKNQNLTREDIEKFDRIDNAIYRMTHQIDNILDFIKGKPLKLSSQPLQEIIDSALLDISKPENIIIESKNTDIEIECDVEAMKIVLINLVVNAIQSIENNGVIIISSEVKDDKVIITVYDSGPKIPDSDIENIFEPLYTTKQEGTGLGLASCKSIVEQHHGTISAYNNPKRFVIELPHIPKKD is encoded by the coding sequence ATGAAGACCACATCTGTAATAATAGTTGGATTTATCATATTATTATCTGTGTTTGGAGTCGCAAGTATCATGCAATGGCAATTATCTCAAGATATTGAACATATTTCTCAATATCATAAACATATGAGCATTCCAGTAATCACGTATCTTCAGGAAATCAAATCAGATTATCAAATAATGCATTTTACAGTAATTCAGAGTCTACAAAACGAAATTAAAAATCAAGAACTAGATGCAAAATACCAAAAACAATTAGAAAAACTGTACGTTCATCTTGAAGAGTATAATTCTTTGGCATTTGTAAAAGTTTCAGATATCTTTCTTGCACCACAAATGATGCAAGAACAAATGCGAAATTATGTTGTATTATACAAAAAAGCAATTGAGAATCATGACAAAGTTTACCAACAAGTCAAAAATGAAGAAATTTCAAAAAAAGAGGCCTTTGAGAAGCTTGAATTACTTGAAAAAAACTTCCATCAGATTATAGAAGAAAATACAATTATGGAGATTAAAGGAATTGAAAATATTCAAAATAACATTACAGATATCGAGGAAAAAATTAGAAGTGTCTTTATCGTATCAACAATTTTTGCAATTGTTATTGCAGTAATAGTAGTAATTTTAATCTCAAGATTTGTTTCAAAACCAATCAATGAGTTAATAGATATGACAAATAAAATTTCAAAAGGAGATTTTGTAAGACTTGAAAAGAGACATAGTAATTCTGATGTCAATCAAATTTTAGAATCACTAAACATGATGTCTGAAAACTTGGAAAAATATAAATCAAAAATTCTTAAACAAGAAAAACTATCATCTATTGGAGAGTTATCATCAAGACTTGCACATGATATTAGGAATCCTCTAACTGTAATCAAAGGAACGCTAGATTTTATCAAGATGAAAAACCAGAATTTGACTCGTGAAGATATTGAGAAATTTGATAGAATCGATAATGCAATATATAGAATGACGCATCAAATTGACAATATTTTAGATTTTATCAAAGGAAAGCCATTGAAATTATCAAGTCAGCCGTTACAAGAAATTATCGATTCTGCACTCCTGGATATTTCAAAGCCAGAGAACATTATCATTGAATCAAAGAATACAGATATTGAGATAGAATGTGATGTAGAGGCTATGAAAATTGTTCTGATTAATTTAGTGGTTAATGCAATACAATCAATTGAAAATAATGGAGTAATCATTATTTCTTCAGAAGTAAAAGATGACAAGGTAATTATTACAGTGTATGACAGCGGACCAAAAATTCCCGATTCAGATATTGAAAATATCTTTGAGCCATTATATACAACAAAGCAAGAGGGGACTGGACTTGGACTGGCTAGTTGTAAATCAATAGTTGAACAGCATCACGGAACAATTTCAGCTTATAATAATCCAAAGAGGTTTGTGATTGAATTACCACATATTCCAAAAAAAGACTAG
- a CDS encoding uracil-DNA glycosylase, which translates to MRSIESLNKKITRCKKCPRLAAYIRDVAKNKVRRFRDQNYYGKPLSGFGDVNAELLIVGLAPAAHGGNRTGRMFTGDSSGDWVAKVMHKNGFASIPTSQTKDDGLVLNNAYITAAVRCAPPQNKPSKEEMKQCFGFLEQERNILKNIKIVLCLGRIAYDAACKLYGIKPEKFGHNKLFKYDNIMILTSYHPSKQNTQTGRLTWAQWSAVFAKAKKIIK; encoded by the coding sequence TTGAGATCAATTGAATCTCTAAACAAAAAGATCACAAGATGTAAAAAATGTCCAAGACTTGCAGCGTATATACGAGACGTTGCAAAAAATAAGGTCAGAAGGTTTAGAGATCAAAACTATTACGGCAAACCACTCTCAGGATTTGGTGATGTTAATGCAGAATTACTCATTGTAGGTTTAGCTCCAGCAGCTCATGGAGGAAACAGAACAGGAAGAATGTTTACAGGGGATTCATCTGGTGACTGGGTTGCAAAAGTAATGCACAAAAATGGATTTGCATCAATTCCAACTAGTCAAACTAAAGACGATGGACTTGTGTTAAATAATGCCTACATCACAGCAGCAGTAAGATGTGCCCCACCTCAAAACAAACCATCTAAAGAGGAGATGAAGCAATGTTTTGGATTTCTAGAGCAAGAGCGTAACATTCTAAAAAATATCAAAATAGTACTATGTCTAGGAAGGATTGCCTATGATGCGGCTTGCAAATTATATGGAATCAAGCCTGAAAAGTTTGGTCACAACAAGTTATTCAAATATGACAACATCATGATTCTCACATCGTACCATCCATCAAAGCAAAACACCCAAACAGGTAGGCTCACATGGGCTCAGTGGTCAGCAGTATTTGCAAAAGCCAAGAAGATCATAAAATAA
- a CDS encoding ABC transporter substrate-binding protein yields MKNKQLLSVVFSLILVMGLSAGSAFAQTDDDIDDTSMEDESVDAQNTEAKEEEYDDFDDYDDDTEEDDDIWDGKHYDLDDRLEFFCDMTDVEKRQLYADHPRLTQFKDRLMKFCELDDDEREDAIDEFIERHFPEIEYDEDHRKMLDRYCAMSDEDKRVYIAKHDKTSDSVDKMNRYCSLDEDQRRDFIIEYRDEYIANMKDKIKDHMGDVKDHMKDKVRDHMTDRFSTMEFDRFCAMTDTELSVATFEMDFVERASKWCDMTPDERKSYIKDHMKDIVIDKVKDHMKDRLSHMDYDRYCALTDAELAASTFDAEFVAKASLWCDMTPEERKASMMERMKDMVHDKVSDASPRLKAMIMADSLTNEEKMEIKAKFMEKFGDKADKIKSDLKMKYKNHVDKVKSKISDERRSAIHDRLAEMKAFKAELRTSAADLSVEEKQLLRADFIEKAKDMQLAWISPRAQMNAGVDIGEIECREGFSLVMKATNGVAMCLKSDTALKLIDKGIVVPAN; encoded by the coding sequence ATGAAAAACAAACAACTTCTAAGCGTTGTATTTTCGCTGATTCTGGTAATGGGCCTATCTGCAGGTTCTGCATTTGCCCAGACAGATGATGACATTGATGATACATCAATGGAAGACGAAAGTGTAGATGCTCAAAACACTGAAGCAAAAGAAGAAGAATATGATGATTTTGACGATTACGATGATGACACAGAAGAAGATGATGATATTTGGGATGGTAAACATTACGATCTTGATGATAGACTAGAATTTTTCTGTGACATGACTGATGTCGAGAAACGTCAACTATATGCAGATCATCCAAGACTAACTCAATTCAAAGACAGATTGATGAAGTTCTGTGAGTTAGATGACGATGAAAGAGAAGATGCAATTGATGAATTTATCGAGAGACATTTTCCTGAAATAGAATATGACGAAGATCATCGTAAGATGCTAGATAGATACTGTGCAATGTCTGATGAGGACAAGCGAGTCTATATAGCAAAACATGACAAGACATCAGACAGTGTTGATAAAATGAATCGTTATTGTTCATTAGATGAAGACCAAAGACGTGACTTTATCATAGAATACAGAGACGAATACATTGCAAACATGAAAGACAAAATCAAAGATCATATGGGTGATGTAAAAGATCACATGAAAGACAAAGTCCGAGACCATATGACTGATAGATTCTCAACAATGGAATTTGATAGATTTTGTGCAATGACTGACACTGAATTATCTGTTGCAACATTTGAAATGGATTTTGTAGAGCGAGCCTCTAAATGGTGTGATATGACACCTGATGAGAGAAAGTCCTACATCAAAGACCACATGAAAGATATTGTAATTGACAAAGTCAAAGATCACATGAAGGATAGATTATCTCATATGGATTATGATAGATATTGTGCTCTAACTGATGCAGAATTGGCTGCCTCTACCTTTGATGCAGAATTTGTAGCAAAGGCATCTTTGTGGTGTGATATGACACCTGAAGAGAGAAAGGCATCCATGATGGAACGCATGAAAGATATGGTTCATGATAAAGTGAGTGATGCTTCTCCACGTCTCAAAGCAATGATTATGGCAGATTCTCTCACCAATGAGGAGAAAATGGAGATTAAAGCAAAATTCATGGAAAAGTTTGGAGACAAAGCTGACAAGATAAAATCTGATCTTAAAATGAAGTACAAGAACCATGTTGATAAAGTCAAATCTAAAATTTCTGATGAGCGAAGATCTGCCATTCATGACAGACTAGCTGAGATGAAGGCCTTCAAGGCAGAGCTTCGCACAAGTGCAGCAGACTTGAGTGTTGAGGAAAAACAACTACTTAGAGCAGATTTCATTGAAAAGGCAAAAGACATGCAGCTTGCATGGATTTCCCCACGCGCTCAGATGAATGCAGGTGTTGACATTGGAGAAATTGAATGTCGTGAAGGATTTAGCCTTGTAATGAAAGCAACAAATGGAGTTGCAATGTGTCTCAAATCAGATACTGCACTCAAATTGATTGACAAAGGTATTGTAGTTCCTGCAAACTAA
- a CDS encoding YkgJ family cysteine cluster protein has product MTLKVIPENSNIGEFPCDSCHTNCCKEYVIFLNAHDIYRLSVGLNLLPKSFLQIIGAKDYDLGIKVKEGLIDLALKQKDDACIFLEESKDVFRCTVNDFKPSVCKSYPFQMKNGRLIQIDSKMCPVDWDSGEFEAMMSKHLKKDEYEWKFYDKLVEEWNANRKEKPLSSFLKFIIDRVSLEFAVL; this is encoded by the coding sequence ATGACACTAAAAGTAATCCCAGAGAATTCAAATATCGGAGAATTTCCTTGTGACTCTTGTCATACAAACTGCTGTAAAGAATATGTGATATTTCTTAATGCTCATGATATTTACCGACTCTCAGTTGGACTAAATTTGTTACCAAAGAGTTTTCTGCAAATTATTGGTGCAAAGGATTATGATCTTGGAATAAAGGTGAAAGAAGGATTGATAGATCTTGCCTTAAAACAAAAAGATGACGCATGTATATTTCTTGAAGAATCAAAAGATGTTTTCAGATGTACTGTAAATGATTTCAAGCCAAGCGTTTGCAAATCATATCCATTCCAAATGAAAAATGGAAGATTAATCCAGATAGACAGCAAGATGTGTCCTGTAGATTGGGATAGTGGAGAATTTGAAGCTATGATGAGTAAGCATCTCAAAAAAGATGAATATGAATGGAAGTTTTATGATAAACTTGTAGAGGAATGGAATGCAAATAGGAAGGAAAAACCATTATCTTCATTTTTGAAATTTATAATTGATAGAGTATCTTTAGAGTTTGCAGTCTTATGA
- a CDS encoding PD-(D/E)XK nuclease family protein: MYEENLEMSQFNHIPIPFEPARLIEKEDGHYYQTPKGNIYPSITTMLHKTMPLEKLQSLENWKIQEVAADYITQESATIGTQTHEMIENYLNGVPFTEQYRLLSVAHFNNLLPFIQKINDIHGTELRLYSDAMKLAGTSDCIAKYDGELSIIDYKTKRSNQQEEWMTDHFIQGTAYAQMFKEITGIEIKQVVILVSSEKNTRMEFVKNTDDYIDPLVERLTKFYDTLP, translated from the coding sequence ATGTATGAAGAAAATTTAGAAATGTCCCAGTTCAATCACATCCCAATCCCATTTGAGCCAGCCCGACTAATCGAAAAAGAAGATGGACATTACTACCAGACACCAAAGGGAAACATCTACCCTTCAATTACCACAATGCTTCACAAAACAATGCCGCTTGAAAAATTGCAAAGCCTTGAGAACTGGAAGATCCAAGAAGTAGCAGCTGATTACATTACCCAAGAATCAGCAACGATTGGAACTCAAACTCACGAGATGATTGAGAACTATCTTAATGGAGTTCCATTTACAGAGCAGTACCGATTACTATCAGTTGCACATTTTAACAATCTCTTGCCCTTTATTCAGAAAATAAATGACATTCATGGGACTGAGCTTAGATTGTACAGTGATGCAATGAAGCTAGCTGGAACATCTGACTGTATTGCAAAATATGATGGAGAACTCTCAATTATCGACTACAAGACAAAGAGAAGCAATCAGCAAGAAGAATGGATGACTGATCACTTTATTCAAGGAACTGCATATGCCCAGATGTTCAAAGAGATTACTGGAATTGAGATTAAACAAGTTGTGATTTTAGTTAGCAGTGAGAAAAATACTAGAATGGAATTTGTCAAAAACACTGATGATTACATTGATCCACTAGTTGAGCGATTAACAAAATTCTACGATACACTGCCGTAG
- a CDS encoding DUF1059 domain-containing protein produces the protein MTKSISCADAGKDCGWSATANTEDELLAKVTEHVKADHKEIELNDKNISNIKSLIKEI, from the coding sequence ATGACTAAAAGTATCAGCTGTGCAGACGCAGGCAAGGATTGTGGTTGGTCTGCTACGGCAAATACGGAAGATGAATTACTTGCCAAAGTTACAGAGCATGTCAAGGCAGATCACAAAGAGATTGAACTAAATGATAAGAATATCTCAAACATCAAATCCCTGATAAAAGAAATTTAA
- the hisS gene encoding histidine--tRNA ligase — protein MELPRGMKDFEEQENANIEHIRYHFKKLSNLYGFSFMDPSPIELLSVLETKSGPAIKDEIYYFKDKGDREVALRFDFTVGLTRYISSQKSIKLPAKISSFGGVFRYDEPQKGRYRYFHQWDIEVYGKANLESEAEIIELTSRLFDSLLLKDITVDINHRNLVESYINQLFDSKDPQLVGDILRAVDKIAKKSKQEIIEEFKDRYDTEKLEKILEFSQIKGTIAEVEKQFDTSTLASWDDLKKLFESLENRGVSNIRINFGIVRGLDYYSGMVFEVFDKNSTLGALAGGGRYDSLTKAFGREDLGAAGVAGGVERIILTMQEQKILAEAKPNRVAVLYINDEMQKVAMSIASLLRLNNIPTDIDLAGRNLKKQMDIANNARISIIVGPQELEEGNVVMRDMQNGTEGTISLEKLTEDPNSVLNLEKL, from the coding sequence TTGGAATTACCTCGAGGAATGAAGGACTTTGAAGAGCAAGAGAATGCAAACATTGAGCATATACGATACCACTTTAAGAAACTATCAAATCTGTATGGTTTCTCATTTATGGATCCATCCCCAATTGAATTGCTTTCAGTTCTGGAAACAAAGTCTGGTCCTGCAATCAAAGATGAGATTTATTATTTCAAAGACAAAGGAGACAGAGAAGTTGCACTGCGATTTGATTTTACAGTTGGACTAACAAGATACATCTCATCACAAAAATCAATTAAGCTTCCTGCAAAGATTTCTAGTTTTGGAGGTGTATTTAGATACGATGAACCACAAAAGGGCAGATATCGATACTTTCACCAATGGGATATAGAAGTCTATGGCAAGGCAAATCTAGAATCAGAGGCCGAAATCATTGAATTAACATCTAGACTGTTTGATTCACTACTACTCAAAGATATCACAGTTGATATCAATCACAGAAATCTTGTAGAGTCTTATATCAACCAATTATTTGACTCAAAGGATCCACAACTGGTAGGGGATATTCTAAGGGCAGTAGATAAGATTGCAAAAAAATCAAAACAAGAAATCATTGAGGAATTTAAAGACAGATACGATACTGAAAAACTCGAAAAGATTCTAGAGTTCTCGCAAATCAAAGGAACAATAGCAGAAGTTGAAAAACAATTTGACACATCAACACTTGCATCTTGGGATGATCTAAAGAAATTATTTGAATCCCTTGAGAATAGAGGAGTATCAAATATTAGAATTAATTTTGGAATTGTAAGAGGATTAGATTACTATTCTGGAATGGTCTTTGAAGTTTTTGATAAAAATTCTACACTTGGTGCACTTGCAGGTGGGGGTCGTTATGATTCGCTGACCAAAGCATTTGGTAGAGAAGACTTGGGAGCTGCTGGCGTTGCAGGTGGTGTTGAAAGAATAATTCTTACAATGCAAGAGCAAAAAATTCTTGCAGAAGCAAAACCAAACAGAGTTGCAGTACTTTACATAAATGATGAAATGCAAAAAGTTGCAATGTCTATCGCATCACTGTTAAGACTAAACAACATTCCAACTGATATTGATTTAGCAGGACGTAATCTAAAAAAACAGATGGATATTGCAAACAATGCAAGAATCTCAATTATTGTTGGACCACAAGAGCTTGAAGAAGGAAATGTTGTGATGCGAGATATGCAAAATGGAACTGAAGGAACTATTTCACTTGAAAAACTAACCGAAGATCCAAACTCTGTTCTTAATTTAGAAAAGCTCTAG
- a CDS encoding translation initiation factor IF-6 translates to MDIFKYDVYRGPNLGVYLSVNDSVVLLPMGFAKTKAEKLSKYLEVDYIYTSMANTRLIGALSVMNNKGILLPKTAYENEYEILKQETDLEVGVLDSKLSALGNIICANDKGAVVSPWLSPQDCQTVRDVLGVEVIQKKIAGYNQTGVVMVANNSGAAIHPEADEEDMKTFANLLGVKIEQCSINNGVPYVTSGILVNNHSVVVGSLTTGPEIMMLTRAFLN, encoded by the coding sequence ATGGATATTTTCAAGTATGACGTGTATAGAGGTCCAAACCTAGGAGTATACCTTAGTGTAAACGATAGCGTAGTTTTACTTCCAATGGGTTTTGCAAAAACCAAAGCTGAAAAACTTTCAAAATATCTTGAAGTTGATTATATTTACACATCAATGGCAAACACTAGATTGATTGGTGCACTATCTGTAATGAACAACAAAGGAATCTTACTTCCAAAGACAGCATACGAAAATGAATATGAAATTCTAAAACAAGAAACGGATTTAGAGGTTGGAGTTTTAGATTCTAAACTATCTGCACTTGGAAACATTATTTGTGCAAATGACAAAGGAGCAGTAGTGTCACCTTGGTTATCACCACAGGACTGTCAAACCGTTAGAGATGTTTTGGGAGTGGAAGTCATTCAGAAAAAGATTGCAGGTTATAATCAGACAGGAGTAGTAATGGTTGCCAACAATTCAGGTGCTGCAATTCATCCAGAAGCTGATGAGGAAGATATGAAGACATTTGCCAATCTTTTAGGCGTAAAAATAGAGCAGTGTTCAATTAATAACGGAGTTCCATATGTCACATCTGGAATTTTGGTAAATAATCACAGCGTAGTAGTTGGATCATTAACTACTGGCCCTGAGATTATGATGCTAACTAGAGCTTTTCTAAATTAA